A window from Rana temporaria chromosome 8, aRanTem1.1, whole genome shotgun sequence encodes these proteins:
- the LOC120910162 gene encoding gastrula zinc finger protein XlCGF8.2DB-like → MLLSGDQQSMEEGEINMKSEQEESSLYIDTSGHYVCSTSERRCIPSQNYKTKDAPKANPSNKKIRRSRSHVKRSISKPKKSSDKLNSVTRDIRPNSHSAVSSTATPSPKKSSSSQVYAGERSFVCSVCGESFSENRALFAHKRNHESERPYLCPECGRGFTQIGFLLIHQRIHTERCPLPCSECGKSFINKEDLGKHLEDHKCERTFSCSECGKSFINKEDLGKHLEDHKCERTFSCSECGKCFTNKEDIHTHLEGHKSQRSFSCSECGKCFTSKEDLHKHLEDHKEERPFSCPECGKGFANKGNLRKHLKIHKGVGLGPLVLVEGTLKASAF, encoded by the exons GTGGACATTATGTCTGCAGTACATCGGAGAGACGTTGTATTCCATCTCAGAATTATAAAACAAAAGATGCTCCAAAAGCAAATCCTTCGAATAAAAAGATACGTCGCTCACGTTCCCATGTGAAGAGATCAATCTCTAAACCCAAGAAATCTTCTGATAAATTGAATTCTGTTACTCGAGATATTCGCCCGAATTCTCACAGTGCGGTTAGTTCAACAGCTACACCTTCCCCCAAGAAATCGTCTTCAAGCCAAGTCTACGCAGGCGAACGATCATTTGTATGTTCAGTGTGTGGGGAATCGTTCAGTGAGAACAGGGCACTTTTCGCACACAAGCGAAATCACGAGAGTGAGCGCCCCTATTTGTGCCCAGAGTGCGGGAGAGGCTTCACTCAGATAGGATTCCTTCttatacaccagagaattcacacagaaaGATGTCCTTTGccgtgttcagagtgtgggaaatctttcatCAACAAAGAAGACCTTGGTAAACATCTAGAAGATCACAAGTGTGAACGCACtttctcatgttcagagtgcgggaaatctttcatcaACAAAGAAGACCTTGGTAAACATCTAGAAGATCACAAGTGTGAACGCACtttctcatgttcagagtgtgggaaatgtttcaccAACAAAGAAGACATCCATACACACCTAGAAGGTCACAAGAGCCAACGTTCTTtctcgtgttcagagtgcgggaaatgtttcaccaGCAAAGAAGACCTTCATAAACATCTTGAAGATCACAAAGAGGAGCGTCCTTTCTCCTGCCCAGAGTGTGGAAAAGGTTTCGCCAACAAAGGAAACCTCCGTAAACATCTGAAAATTCACAAGG gggttgggcttggccccttagttctagtggagggaactcttaaggcgtcagcattctGA